One genomic window of Pocillopora verrucosa isolate sample1 chromosome 8, ASM3666991v2, whole genome shotgun sequence includes the following:
- the LOC131774044 gene encoding myosin regulatory light polypeptide 9 yields MDFEQSKIYHKDGSRILPRRKFKRTVGTRQPATGHINKEQLTQLKEAFNLIDQDRDGVISKDDLQKILISLGQKPTDKEVREMLNEVQGNVDFARFLSMFASKMGSADPEDLIRNAFTCFDEDCDGVLNFDDFKELLMTMGLRLTEQQVDEVFLQGALTDEDGRFNCEDIVRLLKYGEGLK; encoded by the exons ATGGATTTCGAGCAAAGCAAAATTTATCACAAAGACGGGAGCAGAATCCTCCCGCGGAGAAAATTCAAAAGAACAGTAGGCACCAGGCAGCCGGCCACGGGACACATCAACAAAGAGCAACTGACTCAACTGAAAGAAGCGTTCAATCTCATCGACCAAGATCGTGACGGCGTTATAAGCAAAGATGATCTACAGAAAATCTTAATTTCTCTCGGGCAGAAACCGACAGACAAGGAGGTCAGGGAGATGCTGAACGAGGTACAAGGAAATGTGGACTTTGCAAGATTTCTGTCCATGTTTGCTTCTAAGATGGGTTCCGCAGACCCCGAAGATCTAATCCGAAACGCCTTTACATGTTTTGACGAAGACTGCGATGGAGTTTTAAATTTCGACGATTTCAAAGAACTCTTGATGACGATGGGTCTGAGGTTAACAGAGCAACAG GTTGATGAAGTTTTCCTGCAAGGAGCTCTGACTGATGAAGACGGGCGATTTAACTGCGAAGACATCGTGCGACTGTTGAAATACGGAGAGGGTCTTAAGTGA